From the Arthrobacter sp. PM3 genome, one window contains:
- a CDS encoding tetratricopeptide repeat protein gives MIEDLLLGGHKGIVADLHTRIKQIRDEAYDGANIILLRGPSGVGKSRIIRELYTALCADQNRVGPAYWGPLYHPGPTPESGASDPMQVRKELGPRPESFIWAPGALPNFGWWTLDCVRDSGGNALDVTRTLTAQLDAHALPLAIAHRRKSAWTEKAAGAWERVLGEVQSVAKDEAVGVLEDFLGQALNVALPGIGPLLGWGVKGVGAAKDRYQENQLLNREVTSGDLVAKAGRSRAEETARGLRSLSRPTLPGVVVIEDLHRMDASFANFLDAAAETDSRKPLLVIGTVWPEGFSNPAFSDWFKSRGVRVSELIEVPELLEDDLVRILLEYAPNTNVPDAHVIVERFGTPHFLKLWLTCRGTQKLIKKQQGALVVDETLMNDIPDDINDVMKERWKELPTEARQAIGLAVAAQPQGAERLPKFLPEIINSLRPPVELPEGRSIQEGMQFAIDPSAWCRLTQEVASLREESLHRIVREQLFSGPDRWDADEVESIRASAVDALVQWVVLNVPVDSWLTSLGPDPTPKNEERSAAAPSHAAAEWLIDLDPDGTTLAHGWAHLDLASQHRHVYAYPAAIAAMEKAMGVMRLRTGDQNEFLLALQELLANTYAESGNLAKAIEIQKRLPLEAAAILGPENLGSLVIRRSLADYLTDAGDLEAAYEQLRPLLDDHVRVLGPNHPHTLTTRAFLAECLAQRGRLKEAVEMFTTLLKDQIRILGKDHPNTLSTRGSLIEHSKVTADSDETKTELERLLADRTRVLGERHHSTLGTRRDLANALAAHGDLVGAVELGDC, from the coding sequence ATGATCGAAGACTTGCTGCTCGGCGGTCACAAAGGGATTGTGGCAGACCTGCACACGCGGATAAAACAAATTCGCGACGAGGCGTACGACGGCGCCAACATCATTCTCCTACGCGGACCCAGCGGGGTAGGCAAGTCAAGGATTATCCGCGAACTCTACACAGCCTTGTGTGCAGATCAGAACCGTGTTGGTCCCGCGTATTGGGGACCCTTATACCACCCTGGCCCGACGCCGGAATCAGGCGCCAGTGACCCCATGCAAGTCCGCAAAGAACTGGGACCCCGCCCGGAATCGTTCATATGGGCCCCGGGTGCCCTGCCAAACTTCGGCTGGTGGACACTCGACTGCGTGCGCGATTCAGGCGGTAATGCTCTGGACGTCACTCGCACCTTGACAGCGCAACTTGATGCGCATGCATTGCCACTGGCAATCGCCCACCGCAGAAAGTCAGCGTGGACCGAAAAGGCGGCCGGCGCCTGGGAACGTGTTCTCGGAGAAGTCCAGTCGGTGGCAAAGGACGAGGCCGTTGGAGTGCTCGAGGACTTTCTGGGACAAGCATTAAACGTAGCCCTGCCCGGCATCGGACCGCTCTTGGGGTGGGGTGTGAAGGGCGTGGGCGCAGCGAAAGACCGGTACCAGGAAAATCAGCTGCTGAATCGGGAGGTTACTTCGGGTGACTTAGTGGCAAAAGCGGGGCGCAGCCGCGCCGAAGAAACAGCACGGGGGCTTCGGAGCCTTTCCCGTCCGACGCTGCCAGGAGTTGTGGTGATTGAAGATTTGCACCGCATGGACGCTTCCTTCGCCAATTTCCTCGACGCTGCCGCAGAGACTGATTCAAGGAAGCCATTGCTGGTTATCGGGACAGTCTGGCCCGAAGGATTTAGCAACCCGGCCTTCTCCGACTGGTTTAAGAGCCGGGGTGTGCGCGTCTCTGAACTGATTGAGGTTCCGGAACTTCTCGAGGACGATCTCGTTCGCATCTTGCTTGAGTACGCGCCCAACACCAACGTCCCGGACGCTCACGTCATCGTAGAGCGGTTTGGCACTCCTCATTTCCTCAAGCTGTGGCTAACGTGCCGGGGAACTCAAAAGCTCATCAAGAAACAACAAGGTGCCCTTGTCGTTGACGAAACGTTGATGAACGACATCCCCGACGACATCAACGATGTCATGAAGGAGCGGTGGAAGGAGCTTCCAACCGAAGCACGGCAGGCCATTGGACTCGCGGTCGCGGCGCAGCCGCAAGGAGCGGAGCGCCTGCCAAAATTCCTACCCGAAATCATCAACAGTCTGCGTCCACCCGTTGAGCTTCCCGAAGGAAGGTCCATTCAGGAGGGCATGCAATTTGCAATTGATCCCTCGGCCTGGTGCCGCCTTACTCAAGAGGTGGCAAGCCTGCGCGAAGAGAGCCTCCACCGCATCGTCCGGGAACAACTGTTCTCCGGGCCTGATCGGTGGGATGCTGACGAAGTCGAATCCATCCGGGCCTCGGCTGTCGACGCACTCGTTCAATGGGTCGTCCTGAACGTGCCGGTAGACTCTTGGCTGACGTCCCTAGGGCCCGACCCAACGCCAAAGAATGAGGAACGCTCTGCAGCCGCCCCGTCCCACGCAGCAGCCGAATGGCTCATAGACCTTGACCCCGACGGAACAACGCTCGCGCATGGCTGGGCGCACTTGGACCTTGCCAGTCAGCATCGTCATGTCTACGCATATCCGGCGGCGATAGCGGCAATGGAAAAGGCAATGGGTGTCATGCGCCTGAGAACCGGGGATCAAAACGAATTCTTACTCGCACTGCAGGAACTTCTGGCTAACACGTATGCCGAGTCCGGCAATCTGGCAAAGGCCATTGAGATTCAGAAGAGACTGCCTCTAGAGGCAGCAGCAATTCTCGGACCGGAAAATCTGGGGTCCCTAGTTATTCGACGTTCTCTGGCAGATTATCTGACAGACGCCGGAGACTTGGAGGCGGCCTACGAACAACTGCGACCGCTATTGGACGACCACGTTCGGGTTCTCGGCCCCAATCATCCCCACACACTCACCACCCGGGCGTTTCTCGCTGAATGTCTTGCGCAACGCGGACGCCTGAAAGAGGCCGTGGAAATGTTCACGACACTCCTGAAGGACCAAATCAGAATCTTGGGGAAAGACCATCCCAACACACTAAGCACGCGCGGTAGCCTCATCGAACATTCAAAGGTGACCGCAGATAGCGACGAAACGAAGACGGAACTCGAAAGACTGCTGGCCGACCGCACCCGGGTGCTAGGCGAACGCCACCACAGCACGCTGGGGACGCGGCGGGACCTAGCCAACGCGCTTGCTGCACATGGGGATCTAGTCGGCGCTGTCGAGCTAGGAGACTGCTGA